The following proteins are co-located in the Gossypium hirsutum isolate 1008001.06 chromosome A02, Gossypium_hirsutum_v2.1, whole genome shotgun sequence genome:
- the LOC107939647 gene encoding monothiol glutaredoxin-S2, whose amino-acid sequence MGCLFKSQLTNSSTTQSLLPQAILSLAKKKNNSTSFLFWCIVSIAMEMVTKLASERPVVIFSKSSCCMCHTIKTLFYEFGVNPTVYELDEIPRGFELEQALLRFGCSPSVPVVYIGGEFVGGANEVMSLHLNRSLIPMLRRAGALWV is encoded by the coding sequence ATGGGGTGCCTCTTCAAATCACAACTCACGAACTCATCAACAACACAAAGTCTCCTCCCCCAAGCAATCCTTTcacttgcaaaaaaaaaaaacaacagtaCTAGCTTTCTTTTTTGGTGCATTGTTTCGATAGCAATGGAGATGGTAACGAAGTTGGCATCCGAGAGACCGGTTGTGATCTTCAGCAAGAGTTCTTGTTGCATGTGCCATACAATCAAGACCCTTTTCTACGAATTTGGAGTCAATCCTACAGTCTACGAGCTCGATGAGATCCCTAGAGGATTTGAACTCGAACAAGCTCTTTTAAGATTTGGTTGTAGCCCTTCGGTTCCGGTCGTGTACATTGGTGGTGAATTTGTTGGTGGAGCCAATGAAGTCATGAGTCTTCACCTTAACCGATCCTTAATCCCGATGCTTAGACGAGCCGGAGCCCTTTGGGTTTAA
- the LOC121215358 gene encoding ethylene-responsive transcription factor ERF086, with product MSTSKTMENHFKYEPVVQTQAGFTLLQRNLSPPQPGERRGRRKQAEPGRFLGVRRRPWGRYAAEIRDPTTKERHWLGTFDTAQEAALAYDRAAISIKGAQARTNFVYSDNSCFHVLSPFDQFLTSFQTQQPKQAINHGVNSEPVPHQPDISHSENTIPTPIIKPNNNDPSSSSLSSSSSSYGSSVDDSAFFFSTDTNSGYLASIVPRNCLNPPSSNPTSSHVSNQNQSHSGNNNYVLPIDVTNTEFPCFVEGMDQESLWSSFDQQSWELSDIVNPPLMDEDGCMKAFHPYNDNPMMIPQASSMAPFGDIVDFGYSLF from the coding sequence ATGTCAACATCAAAAACCATGGAAAACCATTTCAAGTACGAACCTGTTGTTCAAACACAAGCAGGTTTCACTTTGCTTCAAAGGAACCTATCCCCACCGCAACCTGGCGAAAGGCGTGGGAGAAGAAAACAGGCCGAGCCCGGCCGGTTCCTCGGCGTTCGAAGGCGACCTTGGGGTCGATACGCTGCCGAAATCCGAGACCCAACGACCAAAGAAAGGCATTGGCTTGGCACCTTTGACACTGCTCAAGAAGCTGCCCTTGCTTATGATAGGGCCGCGATCTCCATCAAAGGAGCTCAAGCAAGAACCAACTTTGTTTATTCAGACAACTCTTGTTTCCATGTCTTGTCCCCTTTTGATCAGTTCCTTACAAGCTTTCAAACTCAACAACCTAAACAAGCAATCAACCATGGTGTTAACAGTGAACCAGTTCCTCATCAGCCTGACATTTCCCACAGTGAAAACACTATCCCCACCCCCATCATCAAACCTAATAACAATgacccatcatcatcatcattatcatcatcttcatcatcatatGGTTCTTCAGTTGATGATAGTGCTTTCTTTTTCTCTACTGATACTAACTCTGGTTACTTAGCCTCCATTGTTCCTCGTAATTGTTTGAATCCCCCTTCTTCAAACCCAACAAGCTCCCATGTTTCCAATCAAAACCAATCACATTCCGGTAATAACAATTATGTTCTTCCTATAGATGTAACAAACACTGAGTTTCCATGTTTTGTCGAGGGGATGGATCAAGAGAGTTTATGGTCAAGCTTTGATCAACAATCATGGGAACTGTCGGATATCGTAAATCCACCATTGATGGATGAAGATGGTTGTATGAAAGCTTTTCATCCTTACAATGACAATCCCATGATGATTCCACAAGCTTCTTCAATGGCTCCTTTTGGTGATATAGTCGACTTTGGGTATTCACTCTTCTGA